A window of Syntrophales bacterium genomic DNA:
GGCTGCGGGGTCATAGAATTTTACGATAACGCTGCATCCGCCGCTGTATATGGCAGCCCGTAAATAGGTATTCCCCGCAATATGGAAGAGCGGCGATACTATAATATGTCTGTCCCCAGGCTGCATGCCTGTATCTATAATCCGCGTTTTACTGTCTTCTATGAAGCGACGATGAGTATATAGAGCTCCGCGAGGCACGCCAGTCGTCCCGCTGGTGTAAATTATGGAAACAGGATCGTCCTCTTCAACCTGGGTATCAGGCTCCAGCCCGGAATGCACTGCCAATAAATCATCGTAAGCTGTCATGCCGGAGGCAGCGCCTTCCATGGAAATAAAATGCTTAACCTTCGGCAGCCGCTCTCTCAAAGAACTGACCACCTCTGCTAATTCAGGCCCGACAAAGAGGATCTGGGCGTCTGAATAGTTAATGATATATTCCAATTCGCTTGCCTGCAGCCGGGGATTAAACGGCGAGGCAATAAATCCCCCTTTCATCGCCACCCCGTAAAGATCAACAAACGCCAGGCAATTCCATGACAAAATGCCTATTACATCGCCCTTTTGTACTCCCATACCGTGCAAGGCATCAATAAGCTTATTTATTCTCTCATTGTAAGCGGAAAAAGTCACCCTTGCCTCTCCGTACACGAAGGCTTCTTTATCTGCATATAAGAGTGCATTTCTATAGATAATGTCTGCAAAGGTGCCTATTTTGTATCGGCATAGCTCCTTTAGTAGATTTTTTGTAGCCACTTATTACCTCCACTCCCGGTGCTACTGTAAGGGCTAATTACCTGGCATGGATGTGTGATGAAGCGGAGACAAAACGTCCCCCATAAATTTCATTCTTCATGTGAGAAGGGCCATAGCTTGAAATACGCTTTGACGCTTCCCCAGAGGTGAGCCAGTCCTCTTGGTTCAAGAATAAGAAATATTATGATGACTAAACCGCGCACAATTAAAGCCATTGAAGCGGCGGCCTGCGCGGCAATGAACGCGGAGAAAACCGGGCCAAAAAAAGTCACAAGTTCATCGAGCAGCTTCAGAAATATTGCGCCAAGGATACCCCCGATAATGCTCCCCATACCCCCGACAATCAGCATGCCCAAATACCAGACGGAGTCCATGAAGGGAAACTGATCGATACTGGCAAAGCCAAAATAGTGAACCAGCAGCGCTCCGGCAACTCCTGCATAAACACAGCCGATAAAAAATGCCTGCAGCTTGTAGCTCCACAGGCTTATTCCCATAACCTCTGCAGCAAGGTCGTTATCCCTGATTGCAACGAAGGCCCTGCCGGCCCTGGTTCTCACGATGTTTACAGCCAGAAGCGTGGCCAGACAGGCAAATGTCATGACAAGATAGTAATAACTGGCCTTGGACTCAAACGCGAAACTGCCTATCCTGGGTTTGGGCACGGCCATGCCATCTGTGCCGCCGGTAATGCCCCGGAGCTGAATTATCAGCCAGATAATAATGAAATGCGCGGCAATGGTTGCCATAATCAGGTAGAAGCCCTTGATCTTCAAAGATGGCAAGCCGAAGATCAACCCGGCGAATCCCGCGGCCAGGGCGGCGCAGGGAAGGGCCGCCCAGAATGACCAGCCCCAATGAACCGTCAGGAAGGCTGAAGTATAGGCGCCGACAGCCATAAAGCCAACATGCCCTATGGAGATCTGGCCGCTGTACCCGGTCAGGATATTGAGCCCATGGACACTGATAATGGCAATGCCAATCATTGTCATTATGGTCACTATCCGGTCGCTGAGAAACAGGGGGCAGATTGCAAGTAAGACAAGAAAGGCAAAAATCACCCCCACATGCAGCCGGGTTTTATAGATAGCCGTATCCTGCGCATAGTTTTCGTGAAAGGTTTCGCTGCGCAAACCCATTTATTAAACCCTCTCTATTCTGGCCATTCCAAACAGACCATATGGCCTAAAGACAAGCACAATGAGCATCACCAAAAAGGGGAATATCTGCGACATTCCGCCGCCCGGCAGGAGCGGGTCCAGATAGCCGGAAGCCACATTCTCCAGCATCCCCAGTATTACTCCGGCCACAATAGCCCCTCCAATGGAATTTGCTCCCCCCAAGAGCACTACCGCGAATGCTTTCATGCCGATCTCGGCAAGCGGTATCGAAACCCCGGAGACGCCGCCCAACAGAATGCCGCCGATTACGCCGACAACACAGGCGATGCTCCATGAGGCGGCATAAACCGTGGTAGCCTTGATGCCGAGGCTCTGCACCACCTGCAAATCCTCGGCAGTGGCCCTCATTGCCAGCCCGATCTTGGTATAGCGGAAAAGAAGCGTAAAGATTCCCACGGTAACAACCGACACAATCAGCCCAATCAATGACTCCGAGGGCACCGATATTTGGCCAAGG
This region includes:
- a CDS encoding branched-chain amino acid ABC transporter permease; the encoded protein is MGLRSETFHENYAQDTAIYKTRLHVGVIFAFLVLLAICPLFLSDRIVTIMTMIGIAIISVHGLNILTGYSGQISIGHVGFMAVGAYTSAFLTVHWGWSFWAALPCAALAAGFAGLIFGLPSLKIKGFYLIMATIAAHFIIIWLIIQLRGITGGTDGMAVPKPRIGSFAFESKASYYYLVMTFACLATLLAVNIVRTRAGRAFVAIRDNDLAAEVMGISLWSYKLQAFFIGCVYAGVAGALLVHYFGFASIDQFPFMDSVWYLGMLIVGGMGSIIGGILGAIFLKLLDELVTFFGPVFSAFIAAQAAASMALIVRGLVIIIFLILEPRGLAHLWGSVKAYFKLWPFSHEE
- a CDS encoding branched-chain amino acid ABC transporter permease; amino-acid sequence: MIFLIQLLVTGFSLGMVYALIAIGFVIILKCSNVFNIAQGHFVLIGGYLGYTFLVTFGLPVWASLLCSVGVAIILGLLIERFALRPLIGQPELAVIMMTIALASVLEGFVTLIWGGQYKTYHGVLPTLTLNLGQISVPSESLIGLIVSVVTVGIFTLLFRYTKIGLAMRATAEDLQVVQSLGIKATTVYAASWSIACVVGVIGGILLGGVSGVSIPLAEIGMKAFAVVLLGGANSIGGAIVAGVILGMLENVASGYLDPLLPGGGMSQIFPFLVMLIVLVFRPYGLFGMARIERV